TGGATGGATGAACACCTAATAATCGTTGCTGGGTAGAAACACTATTCCAGACATTAGGTTGCATTTTTGAAAAGGCACCCGGTTGAGACATGCCAGGCGTAACAGAAGGCAGAGAGACTGGCATGGCTTCCAAAGCCGGGATTTGTTGGCCTGGATCTCTTGAACGTGTTTGGTCTGCACTACTAGGCCGGGACATCTCTGTAGAACAAGTAAGGTTATTTTGTGGAGTACTTGTAGACATATCTGGTGCTGATGCCAGTGCAGATTGAACAGCTTGAGCTCTCTCCCCAGATTCAACTCTCTGTTTTGATTGGGAAGCAATCCTATCTAAAGATATGTTCACAGATTGATTCGGCAATACTTGTCCACTTGCAACAGTCATGTGCTGACCCTGAAGATGACTTCTTGAGAAAGGAGAACCAGATGTGAAAGCTGAAGAAAAATTTCCCTGAACATTGTAATGTGAGGCTTTATTGCTAGGTTGCCCTAAACTACCAGAAACATTATTCCTAAATTCACCCTGAGATGATTCACAGGAAGATGGCAAAGATTGAACAGAGGCTGCGGAAGACAACCACGCATTACCCTTATCTCCAGTCCCAGAAGTAACATGAGCTGAACCAATTACTGTTTGTGAGGAGCTCTGGGAAGACAAGGCACGGTCAGGAATTGGCAACCTTTGAGATGGAGGGGCTAACTGTAAACCAAAACCTTGAGTTGCAGAAGATGGATTTTGCTGAAGATGACCAACAGATCCATCAGAAGTTTCCGCTTCAGGCATCTCAGAAGACATATACTGGTCAGAAGAGCTATTATGTGTTCTGATGCCAAGTTCATTTGATTGATCCACCTTGTGAAGAAGCTCAAGCATATTTTGACTGCatgcatcaaaaaaaaaaaaaggatataatTCAACTCAAAACAGGGAAAAAAGCAGAAAGAGAAGTATAAAAATGTAAACAAGAAACACATTAGTAGTCattcagtgaaaaaaaaaaaaagcaaaaatgcTGTCGGCAAACATGTATCATCGCAGTATCTAACATATAAAAGCTATTAAACAATTAATGAACAAGTactaaagaaaaaattcaaccaataacataaaaatttaaatttataaaataccaATGCCACAAGAGGAACAGctaattttaaatattcaaCTACCTTGATGAAGCTCTCTTGTTAGGGGAATAATTACCCACAGACTTGTCAAAGGGAGCAGACGAATTAGGAAGATACCCTGGATGCATACTTTTCGAAGGCATCTCATCTAAGCCTTTTGTGTCACCCTGAAAACCAGGTAAACGGCCCtgtgaaattttaaatgaaaaggcATCAAGTCATcttctataattttttggaattcaaaacattaaaatttagttatagAAAAAGgccaacaaaaacaaagttttgcCAATGCCACAATTCTCAAATATAGCAAAGCCTAATGATCACCTTCTCCAATTCCATAGAATTTCTATCTGTGTGACCAGCAAATCTTGACTGGCCAATATACACCTGTTCTTGAGCTCTCAATCCTTGAGAAACCTGCTGAGCCATGGCCTGTGGATTCGCATTACCTCTTGGGCCATACAAAGGATCTGCATCAACATCCACATCCCCCATTGGATGATACTGGAATCTGCGAGCTCCAGGTTTTCGATTAGCCTGAATAGATACCTTTTGTTTTCCCCCAGTTCGGGAATCACTAGCATCTAACCAAACATTCTCTCTCAAACCACCACTGGAAGTATGATGAGACACGTTAGAGCGAAAACTATCACTTgagttctctctttttctcgaGTTCTCCGTTTCATGCATTTCAACTGCTCCCTTATCCAAGCCATTATTTCCTGATGACTCCAAAATTTGAGGGCTCTTATCGAGATGGTGCTGATATTTCCCCGGAACCTCACTTCCTTTAGAGTTTCCTGGAGAATCAACATCTTTCCAGAAATTACGATTATGATTGTTTTGAAGCTGTTGGCTTCTTTCCTGGTTGGCCCTTGAAGTGCTTAAATTAGGTGCTGCAGTAACACTATTAGGAATTGAATCTTCCCTGTAGACCTGCAGGCTACCTCCAGATTTAGCCTGTTCTAGTTCAACAGATGAATTAGGAACAGAATCAGTCTTCCATATAACAGCACCATGACCAACTTCCTCATGTGTAGCCCCCTTATGATCACTAGCCTGAGTCAATTGAGATGATTTTTCATTATCATGATGTTTCAAAGCACCGCTATCAGGTGACAAAGATTCAGTAAAGTTCCAACCGTTTGGTCTATTGTGTGGCTGGCCACCACTATTGTAAGAAGATAAGCTTTGCTGATGGGTCCAAGAACCTGAATTACTCTTGGGATTTATTTCTACACCTGAAGACTGAACAACATTTCCAAAAAGATGGCTACCTTCAGCAAGATGCTTTTGTAGAGGGCTACGATCCAACCATCTGTTTCCTTCTTCCTGAAACTGTGGAATAGTTCTATGAGAAGAACTATTCTGCAACCCATCACCCTGTTGATGTAAATTTTTGGGCCCTGATTGCTGAATTCCtggaactttaaaaaaatttgtacttgTAGTGGGCCTATTGGCATCATCAGGATGGGGAAAAGGTCTAGAATTCATTGTCGAAGCAGTCTGCAAGTTATTATCAGCCCAGACTGGCTGTTTGCTACCATCATTAAGGGTTAAGGACTGCTGAGTCCCAGCTGGAGGTCCACTGTTCCCAAACGTTGGGCCACTCCACTCTTCCTGAAGCCCTATATCAGCACTAGAAGTTTCAGCTACAGCAGACTGCATAAGAGCACTCCAACTCCCACTTTGCAGTGAAGGAAGTCCATTAAAATAATCTGTACCATCCAACATATTTAAGCCCCCTGTGCTCTTGCCAAAGGAATCCCACAGATTGTCATCAGAACCAAACAAAATCTTTTCTTCAGTTGGATCTAGGGAAGAGACACTCTGTGAAGGGGCAACCTGCATCAGTGTTTTCTCTTGTGACGTTTCTGAAGATCCAGCTAGCTCTTGCCTCCCACCAAATTCTTGCACAGATGCATTTCTTTGCTGGGGATTCACTTGCTGCGAGTTTTCCAAGTTAACTCCACTGTTTAAACCTTGACCAGCAGCAGGGCCAAACATATTTTTCCCTTGAAAGTCTTGTCTGGAAGCCAGAGTTTCATCTGGCATGCTAACCTGACCAGGAAATGTAGCATATTGATGACCTGAAAAGGAATTACCACCAGCTGATACCTGCTGCAATGCAGGCTTATCCATTtgaacatgaaaattttgatttggagTGCTTCTTGTGCTAGAAACGGGAACCCCATAAAGAGATTGATCAACCTGTTGAGGAACGGATCCCATCAGATGTCGTGCCTGGCCTTGCTCAGGGGATAACATATGTCCAGTAGAAGATCCTTGCATAACTGGAGATGCACCACGCTGCAGCCAGTTTGGGTGACCAGCCACAAGCTCCGGTGGCCATGGATAATTAGATGCCTCGTTTACAGGAATACCATTGATTAGGGCTGCTGAATGGTTGGGAGCTGTCTGTTTTGGGAGAGAGGAAACCTGATTTATAGAACTCTGCTGCCTTGCCTCTAGTTGCTGAAGTTGTTGCTGCCTCTGAAGTTCTTGCATTTGTGTGAGCATTAATTGTTGCTGTAGTAGCTGCATTTCATTGATCCCCGGCTGCTGCCTTGGCAAAGATTGCAGCATGCCAGGCTGCTGGCCACTCATTTGCTGTTggccaaaaaaatcaaaattaaccGGAGATTCAGAAGCTTCCAGCCTTGTTGAATTTTTCTTACTAAGCTCAGGACCCCCCCGATGTGACTCAAGAGTAGATATGCCTCTTGATGTCAAATTATTCCGATCAGGTTCTGTATCCACTCCCAAAAAGTTCGCTTCATTCTGCCTTGTCTGGAACATATGATGCCCTTGCACATAGCCATTCAAAGTTGTCTGTTGGTTCTGAGACAAATTTCTTCCAAACTCAGGCCTCAGATTTGATTGTGTTAAGTTGAAACCATGTGGCACTCGTGAAGACTGACTTCCATCTCCCCTCTCAGACTCTCCTAAAATCAAAAGAACAGAGCAGTATGATTAATAGCAGGTAACAGAGCTTAACCATAGATCATGAGATCCTATATTTTATAGTAGTACAAAAAGGGAATGGGAAAAGAAGTTTATTCAGCTGTTAGAAGATACTCTATGCAATACCATTCAAGTCAATAGAAAACAATGAATCAAGAGGTTAATACCTGATTGCTGTACATTGTAATTCTTTAAATTGGAAATAAAAGACGCACCAATCTGTCTTTGGTTTCCGGCCAACAGATTGTTACTTAACCCAGGCCAGTTCCCATGAATAGCCTGTGAATGATGCTGGGCCTGCGACAAGTTCTCTTGGCCAAAGAAATTGTGGACCCTGTCTCCAACTTCGTTGCCAGGCATAGATGATCCAGCCCACAAATATTCAGCAACTATAATTTTGCGAGGATAAAATTTACCTAAAGAAATATGAATAAAGTTCAAGACTACCATATCCAACAATTCCATTATAGAACGGTATGAAATTTCTACAAATAcaatcaagttaaaaaaaaaccaaacctcTTTCTTGTACATTTAGTCATTCCAAGTTTCCAACTGCCACACTCCCACCTCAAAACTTATCCTGCATACAAACGGTCCAGCATAACAATGCATCTTGAGTGGTCTGATTTGAcagaataaaacttaacaataatTTGTGCAAGAAGTCATATCAAGTCACAAGTCATCAtcttatcaacaaaaaaaaaaagtcacaagtCATCAAAGGTACTTCATTATACTCCTTTTTCCTCCATATCAGATGATAGAGGGGGAGGAGAAGATGGCAATGATGacaaagatgaagaagaaagttTGTGCATATAAGTGACTCTTCAAAAAGTCGTCTCACTTTACCAAAATAAATTCCCTTAAATACCGAACACACAAGCCCCAACAAAGTAGCAAAAGATTATTTGTCTTATGTTCTTTTGTTCAAGTTCTATATGCTTAGTCATGTAATGAAATGGCATCCTTGATATTTCTGGTGAAATGTGGTTGAATTTACTTGTTTCCATTCTCTTTGGATTTACAATAGCATGTGTATTTTAGCAGTTTTATGTACttacatttttttggttattgaaGTTTGATGTTTATTTGTTGCCATTTTACAATGTCTTAGTATTCTTTTGATCAAGAAAGGGTCTTAATTAGTAACTAGAAAGTTTTTTCCTCGTTTATACAAGATTTTTTACAGTAAAAAGATCCATGTTGTCACTTTTGCTTCTTAATGACACATCAACACAGAGTTCTACActtatctcctttttttttatatataggtaAAGAGTTTTACTCTAATCTCAATGTTGAGATTCCAATGATTATCTCTAAGTCCCCTTTTTCCCTTAGTGAAACtctaaagctctctctctctctctctctctctctctgcatttttttgggaaaattatatttcaaaccCCATAGTTTTAGGTAGTTTCACATTATGCCCACATTTTCAGAAGTCTAATATTAAACCTTAAATCGTTTCAATTCAAACCATAAACCCATTTACAGTGACATCATCAACGGAAAGTGCTTAAATAAAACAGTGTCGTGTGGATATTTGAACACATGCCAATTACATGTGAACATCACTTCACTCCAAGCCACACAACATTGTTTTGATTAAAGCATTTTCCATTAATAGCTTCACACATAATGGGTTTATGGCttcacttgaaattttttttaaagtataggGTTAATTTGAAACATGTAAGAGTGTAGGGTCTAATTTGTAACCACCTCTAACCTATAGGGTTtaaatgtaatttacccttttttttttttgataagtgatttaccctattttattgtaattgccCAGTGTTGTGCAAACTCTTCATCCACATTTAATTCATCCAAAAGTCCAATTTTATTTCAGAAAGCCTACCACACTGGCCACAAACCCTATTTTGTATGCCTCCAATTTAAGCACATAACTAAAATCGAATCCAATCTAATTTTATTCTATTCACAAACTAAATTCTAATTTTCCCTTCATAAAAATTAACAGAAGTGCTAACCCACCAATATTGTTCATAGTCATTccttaatttctaattttaagGCTGCCCAACATCATTTCCCCTTCCTTGCTACACCCCCTTCCCAAGTCTTTCTTCCTTGATTCAATGTGCTTTCACACAAAAACTTTACACCATCAAGGATATTTTCCTCATTGACATAAAAACATCACCATTACATTGAAAGAAATCTATGATTATCTTTGATTACACAGCCAACGACTCTACAAACACCATGGTAGCAAAAAGACTTTCAACAGTAATGGAACAAAACAACAGcatattatcttcttctttttttttaattcaatagttggaggaggggggatttgaaccctggatATCTCCATTAAAAAGACCAAGAGATGTCAACCAGttaagctacaaggctcttgatatttcttattaaaaatataataaagtgaAAACAAACTACAATGTAATCTGACCATACCTGCTTGCCATTCTAGATTCACTTAATTATCAGCAGTAAACAAGTTATCAACCACTGCCATTAAAGCCCTCCCAACAACCTCCCATCTAAGTTGGAAAAGGTCAGGATAATTCTATCACCCTTTGAATGATGGAATGAATCTGTACATATTCTCTTTACCTACTTCATTTCTTTAATGCATTAGTATTTTTCTTacctatgaaaaaaaattgatggaacAAATCTGCTTTTTAGAAACACCTGTGTTCCATCCAAACCAAGAATCAAATTGGAACACAAACTCAACATTTGAAACATCCCATCCACGCACACACACTAATTGAATTTATCATGCCATCCCACCTCCAAACCATCCTCCACTGTCTAACCATACAACACATTTGCTTCATTAATGTTCGCACTTATCTTGAATTAGCCATCCTAAAGATTGTCTATGCCTATCACcccaaaagaaatttttatttatttatcaccCCATAAGAACCTTGACCACATTTTAGTAAACTCTTGACAGCAACTAGAACAGTTAGAGCCAATGGGTATAGATATCTCAAGGTCATAAATTTCCTTTAGTATCTTGTTCAAACACTaatgattttctcattcattCTTGACAAGCTTATGcaaaatgattttctcattcataTAAAGTTTCCTTTTCCtgttataattttctttttcatttttcctatcTTCACCAAATTCTGTTGAAAATAATCTTCATGTACATAACACATCTAATCAGGCATTTTCTTTACATTAAAACTCAATACAGATACAACCTTTACAAAAGACGCACATCATTAGTCTACTTAAAAAATTCTCTTGTTGCCAGTGAGTCCAAGTGCAAATGAAGTATACATCTGAAGCTATGGATCATCAAAAAATTGCTGACTAAGTGCCAGATGTTAATTACCAGGAAGGCGTGTGGATTTCACCCATATTAAATATGaaagaaatatcaaaattaaaaagaaaaaagtagaaTAAATGACATTCAGGCCATACAACCATCAAGAAGTTGCTAATGCCTCGATACCCAAGTCGCCAGAATCCTCCTACCACCAACATCCAACACCCACAAACAGAAGCAAATATGAAATGTATGCACCAGCTCAAATCTGACACAGTGACCCATCTTCTCCATTTGGTTATTCAGTGAATGTATGCCACAGAGAAAGAACcacaaaaagccaaaaaaataatttaatgctAAACTTTTAGAAATTCAGACCCGGAAAAgccacccaaaacaaacacttTTCTATTTCAAAAAGTGTAACTAAGCCTAGCAAAactttaagttttattttctaacaaacAAAACGACAAACAAAATACACAATACTCAAATTTCAATTCCTTTCCCTTTTCCTCCATTTTCAGAGCACCCAAACAGAAATTAGAGCCACAAAATTTTTCTTAGAATCTCACAGCTGTAACCCCAAAAAAGCACAAGATCGAGAACACGACACCACAATTCGAACTCAAAAACCAGTGATTAAATCAACAAAGCGAAGCGAAAACTACAATACGAGCTGCGAGAGAGCTGCCCAAGCCTAAACCACAAAACCCTAGcatagatttgtttttttttcttcgaaaTGGAAAATGGTccccaaagagagagagagagaaaattagggtttttagagAGAGGAAAGAGGAGGTTTGAACTTACAGTGACGCTGAGCGGACTCCATTGAAGCTCTGCACCGATCCTCCGAGAGTGTGTGATTGCAAAGCGCTAGGGTTTGAAtcgaagagaaagagagagcgagagagcgatatagagagagagaaatgggtgTGTCTTTGTGagctcagagagagagagagagagagataaagtgATCGAAATAGTGCGAAATTTTCAACGAACTGAGGAACAAAACTCAGGTTCGGACTGAGGCTGAATTGGTTCGGTTGACGAGCCGGGTGGTCCGGATCCGAAGCTGAGGCGGGTTTGGTTTCTTGGTAAAAGGAAAGCGTTTTGCCTTGCTATACAAAGGGGCATGTGAAGAGTTGTTGAGGGTAGAGAGAGAATTAGGTGGTTGCCCAATCAAATTCTGCCACGTGTCAGTGGGGCCAAGTTTTGGGTGGGGAGTAATGTAGTGCGGGGAACTGTATTTTGTATGATTGGATTGGATTTGTGCTACCCGTTGATTTGCAATAAATTTTGGGTGACTTTTTAAAGAGATTGTCTTAtaaagtttgaaaaataaaaatcttttactttttacatttgcttggtcaattttttttttcttttaccttttcttCACTTTTAGCTTGGAGGAGGGTAAGGAAGCTTTCCCTagagtccctttttttttcttttctttttttaataggtaaataGCGGAAGACGTGAAGTTAAAAATTCAAGCCACAATcgtaaaatactaaaaagaaTATCATTATCA
The Quercus lobata isolate SW786 chromosome 10, ValleyOak3.0 Primary Assembly, whole genome shotgun sequence DNA segment above includes these coding regions:
- the LOC115963387 gene encoding uncharacterized protein LOC115963387 isoform X1; protein product: MPGNEVGDRVHNFFGQENLSQAQHHSQAIHGNWPGLSNNLLAGNQRQIGASFISNLKNYNVQQSGESERGDGSQSSRVPHGFNLTQSNLRPEFGRNLSQNQQTTLNGYVQGHHMFQTRQNEANFLGVDTEPDRNNLTSRGISTLESHRGGPELSKKNSTRLEASESPVNFDFFGQQQMSGQQPGMLQSLPRQQPGINEMQLLQQQLMLTQMQELQRQQQLQQLEARQQSSINQVSSLPKQTAPNHSAALINGIPVNEASNYPWPPELVAGHPNWLQRGASPVMQGSSTGHMLSPEQGQARHLMGSVPQQVDQSLYGVPVSSTRSTPNQNFHVQMDKPALQQVSAGGNSFSGHQYATFPGQVSMPDETLASRQDFQGKNMFGPAAGQGLNSGVNLENSQQVNPQQRNASVQEFGGRQELAGSSETSQEKTLMQVAPSQSVSSLDPTEEKILFGSDDNLWDSFGKSTGGLNMLDGTDYFNGLPSLQSGSWSALMQSAVAETSSADIGLQEEWSGPTFGNSGPPAGTQQSLTLNDGSKQPVWADNNLQTASTMNSRPFPHPDDANRPTTSTNFFKVPGIQQSGPKNLHQQGDGLQNSSSHRTIPQFQEEGNRWLDRSPLQKHLAEGSHLFGNVVQSSGVEINPKSNSGSWTHQQSLSSYNSGGQPHNRPNGWNFTESLSPDSGALKHHDNEKSSQLTQASDHKGATHEEVGHGAVIWKTDSVPNSSVELEQAKSGGSLQVYREDSIPNSVTAAPNLSTSRANQERSQQLQNNHNRNFWKDVDSPGNSKGSEVPGKYQHHLDKSPQILESSGNNGLDKGAVEMHETENSRKRENSSDSFRSNVSHHTSSGGLRENVWLDASDSRTGGKQKVSIQANRKPGARRFQYHPMGDVDVDADPLYGPRGNANPQAMAQQVSQGLRAQEQVYIGQSRFAGHTDRNSMELEKGRLPGFQGDTKGLDEMPSKSMHPGYLPNSSAPFDKSVGNYSPNKRASSSQNMLELLHKVDQSNELGIRTHNSSSDQYMSSEMPEAETSDGSVGHLQQNPSSATQGFGLQLAPPSQRLPIPDRALSSQSSSQTVIGSAHVTSGTGDKGNAWLSSAASVQSLPSSCESSQGEFRNNVSGSLGQPSNKASHYNVQGNFSSAFTSGSPFSRSHLQGQHMTVASGQVLPNQSVNISLDRIASQSKQRVESGERAQAVQSALASAPDMSTSTPQNNLTCSTEMSRPSSADQTRSRDPGQQIPALEAMPVSLPSVTPGMSQPGAFSKMQPNVWNSVSTQQRLLGVHPSKASTNFFRTHFQSDSNSGSLKLDSQDAQKRGNGPSGFGASSINSQAFAGKEQPMRGSPGQQVSAENIDPVEKASSVSQGKESAVKRVSDSSHSNAAATQREIADFGSTLNQNNVMNQNYSLLHQVQAMKGAEIDPSNRSVKRFKGPDGGVDVQQVAPKGGQQLSYGYNSMTRDASVDHSAGPSGDSKMLSFSAKPGESRDMNASSQDMLAFSQNNSHNLSSNNATAVRAEHSQISPQMAPSWFDQYGTFKNGQMLPTYDVRKKALEQPFIIGKPSDSLLAHNSAEQVNAAADASHPGNVQQSSTSTSMANDQFSSPHLLPPDVPDQSLVVVGPKKRKTATSELIPWHKELTEGPQRLQNISTAELIWAQAANRLIEKVEDEAEVVEDGLQMLRLKRRLILTKQLMQQLLRPPPAAFLSADASSHYESVAYFVARSALGDACSATFCSGGDTLVPLDGRNLLSEKLRTSGRIDDRYFVKVVEDFIGKVRKLENDLLRLENKASILDLRVECQDLEKFSVINRFAKFHGRGQVDGAETSASSDTATNAQKPQRYVTALPMPRNLPDRVQCLSL
- the LOC115963387 gene encoding uncharacterized protein LOC115963387 isoform X2; its protein translation is MPGNEVGDRVHNFFGQENLSQAQHHSQAIHGNWPGLSNNLLAGNQRQIGASFISNLKNYNVQQSGESERGDGSQSSRVPHGFNLTQSNLRPEFGRNLSQNQQTTLNGYVQGHHMFQTRQNEANFLGVDTEPDRNNLTSRGISTLESHRGGPELSKKNSTRLEASESPVNFDFFGQQQMSGQQPGMLQSLPRQQPGINEMQLLQQQLMLTQMQELQRQQQLQQLEARQQSSINQVSSLPKQTAPNHSAALINGIPVNEASNYPWPPELVAGHPNWLQRGASPVMQGSSTGHMLSPEQGQARHLMGSVPQQVDQSLYGVPVSSTRSTPNQNFHVQMDKPALQQVSAGGNSFSGHQYATFPGQVSMPDETLASRQDFQGKNMFGPAAGQGLNSGVNLENSQQVNPQQRNASVQEFGGRQELAGSSETSQEKTLMQVAPSQSVSSLDPTEEKILFGSDDNLWDSFGKSTGGLNMLDGTDYFNGLPSLQSGSWSALMQSAVAETSSADIGLQEEWSGPTFGNSGPPAGTQQSLTLNDGSKQPVWADNNLQTASTMNSRPFPHPDDANRPTTSTNFFKVPGIQQSGPKNLHQQGDGLQNSSSHRTIPQFQEEGNRWLDRSPLQKHLAEGSHLFGNVVQSSGVEINPKSNSGSWTHQQSLSSYNSGGQPHNRPNGWNFTESLSPDSGALKHHDNEKSSQLTQASDHKGATHEEVGHGAVIWKTDSVPNSSVELEQAKSGGSLQVYREDSIPNSVTAAPNLSTSRANQERSQQLQNNHNRNFWKDVDSPGNSKGSEVPGKYQHHLDKSPQILESSGNNGLDKGAVEMHETENSRKRENSSDSFRSNVSHHTSSGGLRENVWLDASDSRTGGKQKVSIQANRKPGARRFQYHPMGDVDVDADPLYGPRGNANPQAMAQQVSQGLRAQEQVYIGQSRFAGHTDRNSMELEKGDTKGLDEMPSKSMHPGYLPNSSAPFDKSVGNYSPNKRASSSQNMLELLHKVDQSNELGIRTHNSSSDQYMSSEMPEAETSDGSVGHLQQNPSSATQGFGLQLAPPSQRLPIPDRALSSQSSSQTVIGSAHVTSGTGDKGNAWLSSAASVQSLPSSCESSQGEFRNNVSGSLGQPSNKASHYNVQGNFSSAFTSGSPFSRSHLQGQHMTVASGQVLPNQSVNISLDRIASQSKQRVESGERAQAVQSALASAPDMSTSTPQNNLTCSTEMSRPSSADQTRSRDPGQQIPALEAMPVSLPSVTPGMSQPGAFSKMQPNVWNSVSTQQRLLGVHPSKASTNFFRTHFQSDSNSGSLKLDSQDAQKRGNGPSGFGASSINSQAFAGKEQPMRGSPGQQVSAENIDPVEKASSVSQGKESAVKRVSDSSHSNAAATQREIADFGSTLNQNNVMNQNYSLLHQVQAMKGAEIDPSNRSVKRFKGPDGGVDVQQVAPKGGQQLSYGYNSMTRDASVDHSAGPSGDSKMLSFSAKPGESRDMNASSQDMLAFSQNNSHNLSSNNATAVRAEHSQISPQMAPSWFDQYGTFKNGQMLPTYDVRKKALEQPFIIGKPSDSLLAHNSAEQVNAAADASHPGNVQQSSTSTSMANDQFSSPHLLPPDVPDQSLVVVGPKKRKTATSELIPWHKELTEGPQRLQNISTAELIWAQAANRLIEKVEDEAEVVEDGLQMLRLKRRLILTKQLMQQLLRPPPAAFLSADASSHYESVAYFVARSALGDACSATFCSGGDTLVPLDGRNLLSEKLRTSGRIDDRYFVKVVEDFIGKVRKLENDLLRLENKASILDLRVECQDLEKFSVINRFAKFHGRGQVDGAETSASSDTATNAQKPQRYVTALPMPRNLPDRVQCLSL